A window of the bacterium genome harbors these coding sequences:
- the nusG gene encoding transcription termination/antitermination factor NusG, producing the protein MEAKWYVVRTFSGHENKVKQMLETELQENEQLKSKIKEILVPTEKVFEVKDGKKRSKTKNFFPGYILVQAELDNQVKEFILRTQSVMGFLGTGNVPNPLQPEEVRRIVGRITQNESTERMETIFRNGDIVKIIDGPFNNFSGTVQEVNEEKMKMKVMVSIFGRKTPVEIDFVQAELEK; encoded by the coding sequence ATGGAAGCAAAGTGGTATGTTGTCAGGACTTTTTCCGGGCATGAAAATAAAGTAAAGCAAATGCTCGAAACTGAACTTCAGGAGAACGAACAGTTAAAGTCGAAGATCAAGGAAATCCTTGTTCCTACGGAAAAAGTATTTGAAGTGAAAGATGGAAAGAAACGGAGTAAAACAAAAAACTTTTTCCCGGGATATATACTCGTTCAAGCTGAGCTTGACAATCAGGTTAAAGAATTCATTTTAAGAACACAATCCGTAATGGGTTTTTTAGGAACGGGTAATGTGCCAAATCCTCTTCAACCGGAAGAAGTAAGAAGAATTGTAGGAAGAATTACTCAGAACGAATCCACTGAAAGAATGGAAACAATTTTCAGGAATGGTGATATAGTCAAAATAATTGATGGACCATTCAACAATTTTAGCGGAACCGTTCAGGAGGTAAATGAAGAGAAAATGAAAATGAAAGTTATGGTTTCTATTTTCGGAAGAAAAACTCCTGTTGAAATCGATTTCGTTCAAGCAGAATTAGAGAAATAA
- the secE gene encoding preprotein translocase subunit SecE: protein MKEKIKLFFEDVVKEMKKVTWPTKAELMESTKIVIVVCLILAGFAYVIDMLISQVMQGIF, encoded by the coding sequence ATGAAAGAAAAAATAAAACTCTTTTTTGAAGATGTGGTTAAGGAAATGAAAAAAGTTACCTGGCCAACAAAAGCAGAATTAATGGAATCAACAAAAATTGTAATTGTTGTTTGCCTTATTTTAGCTGGATTTGCTTATGTAATTGATATGCTCATTAGTCAGGTAATGCAAGGAATTTTTTAA
- the rpmG gene encoding 50S ribosomal protein L33: MRQIITLESTAGTGYRYTTTKNKRTHPARVEYKKYDPVVRKHVIFKETK; this comes from the coding sequence ATCAGACAAATTATAACATTAGAAAGCACAGCAGGAACTGGTTATAGATATACTACAACCAAGAATAAAAGAACTCATCCTGCAAGAGTTGAATATAAAAAATATGACCCTGTGGTTCGTAAGCACGTAATATTTAAAGAAACTAAATAA
- a CDS encoding YifB family Mg chelatase-like AAA ATPase: MLSKILSSATYGIDPYLVEVETHVEKQIPGFIIVGLPDSAVKESRERVTAAIKNSGLDYPLKKITVNLAPADIKKEGSSFDLPIAIGLISATGLIESDKLDDTVFLGELSLDGKLRPVKGALPITVEARKKGIKRIILPVESSAEASIVDEIEVFGVSTLNEVVDFLNRSVDLVPVKSDRQQIFSRVNKYHLDFSDVKGQENVKRALEVAAAGAHNILMIGPPGSGKTMLAKRLPTILPPLSFDEALETTKIHSIAGILPRDTALVTERPFRSPHHTVSDAALVGGGSFPRPGEVSFAHHGVLFLDELPEFKKNVLEVLRQPLEDSRVTVSRSKLSLEFPANFMLAAAMNPCPCGYFTDPNKECTCTPPSIQKYMAKISGPLLDRIDIHIEVPAVKYKELATESSAEKSEVIRDRVLKAREIQIERFQELKHIFNNGDMGSKEVRKYCKLDSSGEELLKMAMTKLGLSARAYDRILKVSRTIADLDGSENIQPQHVSEAIQYRSLDRELWKH; this comes from the coding sequence ATGCTCTCGAAAATATTATCAAGTGCTACATATGGAATTGATCCATATCTTGTTGAGGTTGAAACTCATGTAGAAAAACAGATACCGGGTTTTATTATTGTCGGTCTCCCGGATAGTGCTGTAAAAGAGAGCCGAGAAAGAGTTACTGCAGCTATTAAGAATAGCGGACTCGACTATCCGCTGAAGAAAATCACTGTTAACCTGGCTCCGGCAGATATTAAAAAAGAGGGCAGCTCATTTGATCTTCCCATTGCAATCGGTTTGATTTCAGCGACTGGACTGATCGAATCAGATAAATTGGATGACACAGTTTTTTTAGGGGAACTTTCGCTTGATGGAAAACTTCGACCTGTAAAAGGAGCTTTACCTATTACAGTTGAAGCTAGAAAGAAAGGAATCAAAAGAATTATTCTACCCGTTGAATCGTCGGCTGAAGCTTCCATCGTTGATGAGATAGAAGTGTTTGGCGTTTCTACATTGAATGAAGTTGTAGATTTTCTCAATAGATCAGTGGATCTTGTCCCTGTAAAATCTGACAGACAGCAAATATTTTCGAGAGTAAACAAATACCATCTGGATTTTTCTGATGTAAAAGGGCAGGAGAATGTCAAACGTGCCCTCGAAGTTGCCGCAGCAGGTGCGCACAACATCCTGATGATCGGACCTCCCGGTTCCGGAAAAACAATGCTGGCGAAACGTTTACCAACTATTCTTCCACCTCTTTCTTTCGATGAGGCATTAGAGACAACTAAAATTCACAGCATTGCAGGAATATTGCCGAGAGATACTGCACTTGTTACAGAGCGTCCATTTCGCAGTCCGCATCACACTGTTTCAGATGCAGCACTTGTTGGCGGTGGAAGTTTTCCAAGACCAGGAGAAGTATCGTTTGCACATCACGGAGTCTTATTCCTTGATGAATTACCGGAATTCAAGAAAAATGTTTTAGAGGTATTGAGACAGCCGCTGGAAGATTCTCGTGTAACTGTTAGTAGGTCAAAATTATCATTGGAATTTCCTGCGAATTTTATGTTAGCAGCTGCGATGAATCCATGTCCCTGCGGTTACTTTACAGATCCTAATAAAGAATGCACATGCACACCTCCTTCGATCCAGAAATATATGGCAAAAATTTCTGGACCATTGCTAGATAGGATCGATATTCATATTGAAGTGCCAGCGGTTAAATATAAAGAGTTAGCAACAGAATCATCTGCAGAGAAATCTGAAGTAATCAGAGATCGTGTTCTTAAAGCCCGTGAGATTCAAATTGAAAGATTTCAGGAATTAAAACACATTTTTAATAACGGAGATATGGGTTCCAAAGAAGTTAGAAAATATTGCAAATTAGACAGTTCTGGTGAAGAATTGCTAAAAATGGCTATGACCAAATTAGGGCTATCTGCGAGGGCATATGATAGAATTTTGAAGGTTAGTCGAACCATTGCAGATCTGGACGGCTCAGAAAATATCCAACCCCAACATGTTAGTGAAGCAATCCAATATCGCAGTTTAGACAGGGAATTGTGGAAACACTAA
- a CDS encoding T9SS type A sorting domain-containing protein translates to MFKRINIILWLSVIFAFDTISSQDNFKIFIPKFIPERAGFEVSIITSNKFSEADKLNIYFLAEQNLTITKIEFWVDNIKRELPITSELISDYSEQFKKMTVEFSDTSIFNQEKFFQLVLFLKPGNTKSNSLKFFGEYVNDEKVIGRLVNSDLETDFNTSDFYILSLQYYQKSSIAENAISLGYNSYLNIAQMYNFEKTLEIGFWLKAKNFRSDFFKIIDWETNWVEYSISINDNQILAIDSKDEELLPIKPYFVSNNIWYHFHLSLNRITNELNFYINGTQLSQTRIRNYINPDNLVFHFQNNESSGEILLEQFRIVEGNGSSSGIVRNSNYEDYYDDSSKVIFQMDFSETEMNELRTDKQISYEQIKFIKSDAPVFLRGPKANVKMMNNFYEVEWSGGSFSDADYYVLEKAVGNGAFTETGKVDAVNDREKTYSLLSEHIDQTEIIYFRIKQVNKDGSIVCSEVVKVGQGLIEDLIIGQNYPNPFNPTTTIEFDLLQDSDVEVIIYDLAGKEIAILYTGFLSSGSHKFKFDATGLPSGIYLYQIKTTLSSQTRKMILAK, encoded by the coding sequence ATGTTTAAACGAATAAACATAATACTGTGGCTTTCTGTTATCTTCGCTTTTGATACAATATCTTCTCAGGATAATTTTAAAATTTTTATTCCAAAGTTCATTCCTGAAAGAGCCGGCTTTGAAGTATCCATCATCACATCAAATAAATTTTCCGAAGCTGATAAATTAAATATTTACTTTCTCGCAGAACAAAATCTGACTATAACTAAAATTGAATTCTGGGTTGACAATATTAAAAGGGAACTTCCAATAACCAGTGAATTAATTTCAGATTATTCTGAACAATTCAAAAAGATGACGGTGGAATTTTCAGATACCAGCATCTTCAATCAGGAAAAATTTTTCCAGTTGGTTTTATTTTTAAAACCAGGAAACACAAAATCTAACTCACTTAAATTTTTTGGTGAATATGTTAATGATGAAAAGGTCATTGGACGGCTGGTTAATTCAGATTTAGAGACAGACTTTAACACTTCAGATTTTTACATTCTTTCGCTTCAATACTATCAAAAATCATCCATTGCAGAAAATGCTATCTCTTTAGGTTACAATTCTTATCTGAACATCGCACAGATGTATAATTTCGAAAAAACTTTAGAGATAGGATTTTGGTTGAAGGCAAAAAATTTCAGATCAGATTTTTTCAAAATAATAGATTGGGAAACGAATTGGGTTGAGTACTCAATCTCAATTAATGATAATCAGATTTTAGCTATAGACTCAAAAGATGAAGAATTACTTCCCATAAAACCATACTTCGTATCAAATAATATCTGGTACCATTTTCACTTAAGCCTTAACAGGATTACAAATGAACTCAATTTTTACATTAATGGTACTCAGCTTTCTCAAACGAGAATCAGGAACTATATAAATCCAGATAATCTTGTCTTTCATTTTCAGAATAATGAATCATCAGGAGAGATATTGTTGGAGCAGTTTCGCATAGTTGAAGGTAATGGATCTTCTTCCGGAATTGTCAGGAACAGTAATTATGAAGATTATTATGATGATAGTTCTAAAGTTATTTTCCAGATGGATTTTTCAGAAACTGAAATGAATGAATTGAGAACTGATAAACAAATATCATATGAACAAATCAAATTTATAAAGTCTGATGCACCGGTTTTCCTTAGAGGACCAAAGGCCAATGTGAAAATGATGAATAATTTTTACGAAGTCGAATGGAGCGGTGGAAGTTTCAGTGATGCCGATTATTATGTGCTCGAGAAAGCAGTTGGCAACGGTGCTTTTACAGAAACAGGTAAAGTCGATGCAGTCAACGATAGGGAAAAAACTTATTCGCTTTTGAGTGAACATATTGATCAAACAGAAATAATTTATTTCAGAATCAAGCAGGTGAATAAGGATGGGTCTATTGTTTGCTCTGAAGTTGTTAAAGTTGGTCAGGGATTAATTGAAGATTTAATAATAGGTCAGAACTACCCTAATCCATTCAATCCAACTACTACAATTGAGTTTGATCTTCTGCAGGATTCCGATGTGGAAGTAATAATATATGATCTAGCCGGTAAAGAAATTGCAATACTCTATACAGGTTTTTTATCCTCGGGTTCCCACAAATTCAAATTTGACGCGACAGGCCTTCCGTCCGGTATATATCTTTATCAGATTAAAACTACATTATCATCTCAAACAAGAAAGATGATATTAGCTAAATAA
- the nuoI gene encoding NADH-quinone oxidoreductase subunit NuoI, which produces METKTKRRRIKNLNFWEKIYIPEIVKGLSLTLKTMFRPKFTMEYPEVKFEPSGSYRGRPVLVQEENGVERCVACGLCSRVCPALAIEVQASETELEKERYPEKFEINMLRCIFCGFCEEVCPEEAIVMSKDYELAFTNREDAIYGKDKLLVPVKQLQDRIDFLRQYK; this is translated from the coding sequence ATGGAAACCAAAACAAAAAGACGACGCATTAAAAACTTAAATTTCTGGGAAAAGATTTATATCCCGGAAATCGTTAAAGGGCTTTCACTTACTCTGAAAACTATGTTCAGACCGAAATTCACTATGGAATATCCGGAAGTGAAGTTCGAACCATCGGGTTCGTACCGCGGAAGACCTGTACTTGTTCAGGAAGAAAACGGAGTTGAAAGATGTGTTGCCTGCGGTTTGTGTTCAAGAGTTTGTCCGGCCTTGGCCATTGAAGTTCAGGCTTCTGAAACTGAATTGGAAAAGGAAAGATATCCGGAAAAGTTTGAAATAAATATGCTAAGATGCATTTTCTGTGGATTTTGCGAAGAAGTTTGTCCGGAAGAAGCGATTGTAATGAGTAAAGATTATGAATTAGCATTTACCAACCGGGAAGATGCAATCTATGGAAAAGATAAGCTTTTAGTGCCTGTAAAACAGCTGCAGGATCGTATTGACTTCCTGCGTCAATACAAGTAG
- the nuoH gene encoding NADH-quinone oxidoreductase subunit NuoH → MEILEILIVALIKIVLIVSVMLVSVAYLVYFERKVSAWAQNRIGPNRVGWHGALQPFADLFKLVLKEDIVPDNADRRIHAIAPIIALLVALSTYAVIPFGPDLEIAGYNISMVVADVNIGVLFILALTSLGVYAITLAGWSSGSKYSLLGGIRSSAQMISYEVSMGFSVAGVLLLSESLRPVAIVESQSGWMWNAIVQPIGFITFLVSAFAETNRLPFDLPEAEPELVGGFHTEYSSMKFAGFFLAEYANMIIASAFIVTLYLGGWQIPYLEKLGLPPIVFTLLSFGAFLFKMAALLFFFLWVRWSLPRFRYDQLMNLGWKVMFPLSLINIVWVAVLIMIFG, encoded by the coding sequence ATGGAAATTCTTGAAATACTAATTGTAGCATTAATAAAAATAGTGCTCATTGTAAGTGTAATGCTAGTCTCTGTTGCTTACCTCGTTTACTTTGAGCGGAAGGTAAGTGCCTGGGCACAGAATAGAATTGGTCCAAACAGAGTTGGCTGGCATGGTGCACTTCAGCCGTTTGCTGATCTCTTTAAACTTGTACTTAAAGAAGATATAGTGCCTGACAATGCTGACAGAAGAATTCATGCAATTGCACCAATCATTGCATTGCTTGTTGCACTTTCCACATATGCTGTAATTCCATTCGGACCCGATTTGGAAATTGCCGGATATAATATATCGATGGTCGTCGCTGATGTAAACATTGGAGTTTTATTTATTCTTGCTTTAACATCGCTCGGTGTGTATGCAATAACACTTGCGGGATGGTCATCAGGCAGTAAATATTCTTTACTTGGTGGAATTCGTTCCTCTGCACAGATGATTTCTTATGAAGTGTCAATGGGATTTTCAGTTGCCGGAGTTCTGCTTTTATCTGAATCACTTAGACCAGTAGCAATTGTTGAATCGCAATCAGGTTGGATGTGGAATGCAATTGTTCAACCCATAGGATTTATAACTTTTCTTGTTTCAGCATTTGCGGAAACTAACAGACTACCATTTGATTTGCCCGAAGCTGAACCAGAACTTGTCGGTGGATTTCATACCGAATACAGCAGTATGAAGTTTGCAGGATTCTTCCTTGCAGAGTACGCAAATATGATCATTGCAAGTGCATTCATTGTTACACTTTATTTAGGCGGATGGCAAATTCCTTATCTTGAAAAATTAGGATTACCACCAATCGTTTTCACTCTGTTAAGTTTCGGTGCATTTTTATTTAAGATGGCTGCATTACTTTTCTTCTTCTTGTGGGTAAGATGGTCTTTACCCCGGTTCAGGTACGATCAACTAATGAATCTTGGCTGGAAAGTAATGTTTCCTCTTTCACTTATTAATATTGTCTGGGTCGCTGTACTAATTATGATATTTGGCTAG
- a CDS encoding (2Fe-2S)-binding protein — MPNINIDGKTIEFKSGQTIIEAARDHGIEIPHFCWHPKLSVSGNCRICLVEVEKMPKLVIACSTLASEGMVVHTKSEKVIAAQNAVMEFLLINHPLDCPICDEAGECKLQDYAYKYGVGESRFVEEKVHKDKRVALGPRVMFDGERCISCSRCIRFCDEISKDPELTFVKRGDKVTIVTYPGEELDNPYSMNVIDICPVGALTSRDFRFKARVWDMSSTNSVCIGCSRGCNTEIWVRNNEILRLTPRHNEHVNSYWMCDHGRLNTFKFVNADTRITSPQIRKNGQLNDVTMDEAVNETVARLKTFNKDQIAVIGSPYASCEDNYLVAKFARTVLQTANLDYIRHIDPLFADDILRTEDVTPNSLGAELIGIQPSKSGMDIHGILNAIKEKKIKALYLIEDDIIEAYPEFENAIAGLDLFIMHSTNQNKSTALADIIFPAATYAEKNGTFVNVNGMVQRIRPAVSVVEADRALDGMSMSRLDKFGTKWDRWASGKKIDALPTWKILIAISKAMGSKIKFNMAEEVFAEISNSIDAFKGLDYDQIGELGTKIKSDISNKVKV; from the coding sequence ATGCCGAATATTAATATTGATGGAAAAACCATCGAGTTCAAATCAGGTCAGACAATAATTGAGGCTGCACGCGATCACGGAATTGAGATCCCTCATTTCTGCTGGCATCCGAAACTTTCTGTCTCAGGCAACTGCAGAATTTGTTTAGTCGAAGTTGAAAAGATGCCGAAGCTTGTAATTGCGTGTTCAACTCTTGCATCTGAAGGAATGGTTGTTCATACAAAATCCGAGAAAGTTATTGCAGCACAAAATGCAGTAATGGAATTTTTACTGATCAATCATCCGCTCGATTGTCCTATTTGTGATGAAGCAGGCGAGTGCAAACTTCAGGATTATGCTTACAAATATGGTGTAGGTGAAAGCAGATTTGTGGAAGAAAAAGTTCATAAAGATAAACGCGTTGCACTCGGTCCGAGAGTTATGTTCGATGGTGAAAGATGTATTTCCTGTTCACGCTGCATCAGATTTTGTGATGAAATTTCAAAAGATCCTGAACTCACATTTGTGAAAAGAGGGGACAAGGTTACGATCGTAACTTATCCCGGTGAAGAACTGGATAATCCATACTCGATGAATGTTATTGACATCTGTCCTGTTGGCGCGTTAACAAGCCGCGATTTCAGATTTAAAGCGCGTGTATGGGATATGTCATCAACAAATTCCGTTTGCATAGGATGTTCAAGAGGATGCAATACGGAAATCTGGGTCAGGAATAATGAGATTTTAAGATTAACTCCCCGCCACAACGAGCATGTTAACAGCTATTGGATGTGTGATCATGGAAGATTAAATACATTCAAATTTGTAAATGCCGATACAAGGATCACCTCTCCTCAAATCAGAAAAAACGGACAGTTGAACGATGTTACTATGGATGAAGCAGTTAATGAAACAGTAGCAAGATTAAAAACTTTCAACAAGGATCAGATTGCTGTCATCGGTTCTCCTTATGCATCTTGTGAAGATAATTATCTTGTTGCGAAGTTTGCGCGGACAGTTTTGCAGACAGCTAATCTCGATTACATTCGGCACATTGATCCTCTTTTTGCTGATGATATCCTTAGAACGGAAGATGTAACTCCAAACTCACTCGGTGCAGAATTGATTGGGATTCAACCATCAAAATCAGGAATGGATATTCACGGAATTCTCAATGCAATCAAAGAGAAAAAAATAAAAGCTCTTTATTTAATTGAAGATGATATAATTGAAGCGTATCCTGAATTTGAAAATGCTATTGCCGGACTTGATCTATTCATTATGCATTCAACAAATCAAAATAAAAGTACCGCACTGGCTGATATTATTTTTCCTGCTGCAACTTATGCTGAGAAGAACGGGACTTTCGTAAATGTGAATGGAATGGTTCAAAGAATTCGTCCTGCTGTTTCTGTTGTTGAGGCGGATCGTGCACTTGACGGAATGAGTATGAGCAGGCTGGATAAATTTGGAACCAAGTGGGATCGATGGGCTTCGGGTAAAAAAATAGATGCGCTTCCAACCTGGAAAATATTAATAGCGATTTCAAAAGCTATGGGAAGCAAAATAAAGTTTAATATGGCAGAGGAAGTTTTTGCTGAAATCTCAAATTCAATCGATGCATTCAAGGGATTGGATTATGATCAGATCGGTGAACTGGGTACTAAAATAAAATCAGATATTTCAAATAAAGTCAAAGTTTAA
- a CDS encoding insulinase family protein, translating into MDNYYLTTLPSGTKIVSEYIPHVQSFTLGFWFNVGARDESLRNNGISHFIEHMLFKGTKKRSAKMIAEEIESYGGYLNAFTSKEHTCYYSKGLTQNLGRTFSVLSDLIQNPLFKETHIRKEAGVVIDELKDIDDNPEELLYDKFEEIIFSGSRLSYPVIGKENNIRNFNSDDLFNFHRTNYNTDGLLIVASGNLKHDELIKLTEKYVTEGKTKRRQNRERFQTKKVEDTFIEKDVQQVHTIIGRATFGYNDKRRIPVRFLSALLGEGSSSRLFLAVREKLGITYQINSFLNSYNDTSAFGVYFSTNQNQYAKVIDIVYKEFKKLKDIPISEKELKKVKEYLKGGVLLSLESTTNRMMRIANSILYYDKIFSVEDYLSKIEKITIEDVQKTANELLNDSKLIKVILKSDSK; encoded by the coding sequence GTGGACAATTACTATCTAACAACACTTCCCAGCGGAACGAAAATTGTTTCGGAATATATTCCGCACGTTCAGTCATTTACGCTTGGTTTTTGGTTCAACGTTGGTGCCCGTGATGAATCGCTGCGTAACAATGGAATTTCGCATTTCATTGAACACATGCTATTTAAAGGAACAAAAAAGCGTTCAGCAAAAATGATTGCTGAAGAAATTGAATCTTACGGCGGTTATCTCAACGCCTTTACTTCCAAAGAACACACTTGTTATTATTCAAAAGGATTAACCCAAAATCTTGGAAGAACGTTCAGTGTTTTATCAGATTTAATTCAGAATCCACTTTTCAAAGAAACTCATATCAGGAAAGAAGCCGGAGTTGTTATTGATGAGCTTAAAGATATTGATGATAATCCCGAAGAGCTACTTTACGATAAGTTTGAAGAAATTATTTTCAGTGGAAGCAGGCTCAGTTATCCCGTAATTGGCAAAGAAAATAATATCAGAAATTTCAATTCTGATGATCTGTTTAACTTTCACAGAACAAATTATAATACGGATGGCTTACTGATAGTCGCTTCAGGAAATTTAAAGCACGATGAATTGATAAAGCTTACTGAAAAATATGTTACTGAAGGAAAAACAAAACGAAGACAGAACAGAGAGCGTTTTCAAACAAAAAAAGTTGAAGACACTTTTATAGAAAAAGATGTTCAGCAGGTTCATACGATCATCGGCAGAGCTACTTTTGGTTATAATGATAAAAGAAGAATTCCGGTAAGATTTTTATCTGCCTTACTCGGTGAGGGAAGCAGCTCACGTCTGTTTTTAGCTGTAAGAGAAAAGCTTGGAATCACATATCAGATTAATTCTTTCCTGAATTCATACAACGATACTTCAGCATTCGGAGTTTATTTTTCAACAAATCAGAATCAGTATGCGAAAGTAATTGATATCGTTTATAAAGAATTCAAAAAGTTGAAGGACATTCCAATCTCGGAGAAGGAACTGAAGAAAGTAAAAGAATATTTAAAGGGCGGAGTGCTTCTCAGTCTTGAAAGCACAACCAACCGTATGATGAGAATCGCAAACTCGATACTGTATTACGATAAAATTTTTTCTGTTGAAGATTATCTTTCGAAAATTGAAAAAATAACAATTGAAGATGTTCAGAAAACAGCGAATGAATTGCTGAATGATTCAAAACTTATTAAAGTAATTTTAAAATCAGACTCAAAATAA
- a CDS encoding nucleotidyl transferase AbiEii/AbiGii toxin family protein, which translates to MTGKKFLNSLANGKSDVIQLFLDMLENLKLDYCVIGGLAVNAYAEPVASLDLDLVLTIGDIEKLLNQIELSKEKFSIKKFSHSLNLEHPDSDLRIQIQTDEIYQPFIKNAVVKKVLGYEMKVASLEDLLQGKIWAYSDEERRKSKRQKDLADIMRLVEIYPNLTTLLPAKIKKLIG; encoded by the coding sequence ATGACAGGCAAAAAATTTCTAAATAGTCTTGCAAATGGAAAGAGCGACGTAATTCAGTTATTTCTGGATATGCTGGAAAATCTTAAGTTAGATTATTGTGTGATCGGCGGACTTGCAGTCAATGCATATGCTGAACCTGTTGCCAGCCTTGATCTGGATTTAGTGTTGACAATTGGAGATATTGAAAAATTGCTGAATCAGATTGAACTGTCTAAAGAAAAATTTTCAATTAAGAAGTTTTCTCACAGTTTAAATTTAGAGCATCCCGATTCAGATTTGCGAATTCAAATTCAGACCGACGAGATATATCAACCGTTTATTAAGAATGCTGTAGTTAAAAAAGTCCTTGGATACGAAATGAAAGTAGCCTCATTGGAAGATTTATTACAAGGCAAAATCTGGGCTTATTCAGATGAAGAAAGAAGGAAAAGTAAGCGGCAAAAAGATTTGGCAGATATTATGCGATTGGTGGAAATATATCCAAATCTTACTACCCTTCTCCCGGCAAAAATCAAGAAGCTAATTGGCTGA
- a CDS encoding aminotransferase class I/II-fold pyridoxal phosphate-dependent enzyme, protein MDQRKIIPAIRTDNITYAVRDIVVLANEVAKSGKEMLYLNIGDPNLYDFQPPQHLVKATYDAMIKNFNGYAPSSGIKEAVRAIEGEAHRKGISNVHDIFVTTGASEAIDICLTALVNDGENVLTPTPGYPLYTAIASKLQMMENPYYLNESNGWLPDIDDIRSKINKKTKAIILINPNNPTGSLYTTENLQAIIDLALENDLVIFADEIYDKLLFDGKKHISIASMNKDVSCITFGGLSKNYMVPGFRIGWGIVSGRKEILSDYIEAINKILRARLSANHPEQYGIKISLEGDQSHLIEANSKLTSRRNMTVEMLNSIDGISCVKPEGAFYAFPQLHGIESDAHFVSELIKETGVVVVPGSGFGQVPGTNHFRVVFLPNEKILEKAYNSIGDFLQKYMKKYPVKMEAK, encoded by the coding sequence ATGGACCAAAGAAAAATAATTCCCGCAATAAGAACAGACAATATCACGTATGCAGTTAGAGACATAGTCGTTCTCGCAAATGAAGTTGCTAAGTCAGGAAAGGAAATGCTTTATCTGAATATTGGCGATCCGAATCTTTACGACTTTCAGCCGCCGCAGCATCTTGTAAAAGCAACTTACGATGCGATGATAAAAAATTTCAATGGCTATGCCCCATCTTCAGGAATTAAAGAAGCCGTTAGAGCAATTGAAGGTGAAGCACATAGAAAAGGAATATCGAATGTCCACGATATTTTTGTAACAACCGGTGCAAGCGAAGCGATTGATATTTGTCTTACTGCTCTTGTAAACGATGGGGAAAATGTTTTAACGCCGACTCCCGGTTATCCGCTTTACACTGCGATTGCAAGCAAGTTGCAAATGATGGAAAACCCATACTATTTGAATGAATCAAATGGCTGGCTACCAGATATTGATGACATCAGAAGTAAAATAAACAAAAAAACAAAAGCGATTATTCTCATAAATCCGAACAACCCGACAGGTTCACTGTATACAACTGAAAATCTTCAGGCAATAATTGATCTTGCACTTGAAAACGATCTTGTAATTTTTGCTGATGAAATTTATGATAAACTTTTATTTGATGGCAAGAAGCACATCTCAATAGCATCTATGAATAAAGATGTTTCTTGTATTACTTTTGGCGGACTTTCAAAAAATTATATGGTCCCGGGATTCAGGATAGGTTGGGGAATTGTCAGCGGCAGAAAAGAAATTCTATCTGACTATATCGAAGCAATAAATAAAATTTTGCGAGCACGACTTTCTGCAAATCATCCTGAGCAGTATGGAATTAAAATTTCTCTAGAAGGTGATCAATCGCATCTCATTGAAGCAAATTCAAAATTAACTTCACGAAGAAATATGACTGTTGAAATGTTGAATTCGATTGACGGAATTTCCTGCGTAAAACCTGAGGGTGCTTTTTATGCTTTCCCGCAATTACACGGAATTGAATCGGATGCACATTTTGTAAGTGAGTTGATTAAAGAAACAGGTGTAGTGGTTGTCCCCGGAAGTGGATTCGGGCAAGTTCCGGGTACGAATCATTTCAGAGTTGTATTTCTGCCGAATGAAAAAATTCTGGAGAAGGCATACAATTCAATTGGAGATTTTTTGCAAAAGTATATGAAGAAGTATCCAGTCAAAATGGAAGCTAAATGA